The proteins below are encoded in one region of Syntrophotalea carbinolica DSM 2380:
- the pyrE gene encoding orotate phosphoribosyltransferase, with translation MTSDRAELKNIIRQLSYEEREVTLASGRKSNFYFDGKQTTLHPRGAMLVGKAVLEELKHFPGPIDGVGGLTLGADPIATAAALVSSMGDTPIPAFIIRKEPKGHGTGQWLEGRKNLRPGARVVIVEDVLTTGGSALKAVDRAREEGLEVLGIITLVDRQEGGREIVEAAGLQLHSIFTKSQIVSD, from the coding sequence TTGACCAGCGATCGCGCAGAACTTAAAAACATCATTCGCCAGCTGTCCTATGAAGAACGCGAGGTGACACTGGCGTCAGGACGCAAAAGCAACTTTTATTTCGACGGCAAACAGACCACTTTGCATCCGCGCGGTGCCATGCTGGTAGGAAAAGCCGTACTTGAAGAACTCAAGCACTTCCCCGGTCCTATCGACGGAGTCGGGGGGTTAACGCTCGGCGCCGACCCGATCGCCACGGCGGCGGCCCTGGTGAGCTCCATGGGCGACACGCCGATCCCGGCTTTCATTATCCGCAAGGAACCGAAAGGACACGGCACCGGCCAGTGGCTGGAAGGCCGCAAAAATCTTCGTCCCGGGGCCCGAGTAGTGATCGTGGAAGACGTTTTAACGACCGGCGGTTCGGCGCTCAAAGCCGTCGACCGGGCCCGTGAAGAAGGCCTTGAAGTACTCGGCATCATCACCCTGGTCGACCGCCAGGAAGGCGGTCGCGAAATTGTGGAAGCCGCCGGTCTGCAATTGCACTCCATCTTCACCAAGAGCCAAATCGTCTCCGATTAA
- the purF gene encoding amidophosphoribosyltransferase, whose product MFDKYEDECGVFGIYGHPEAANMTYLGLYALQHRGQESCGISAADGMRLRTHLGSGLVADVFKDDEIFNKLSGDASIGHVRYSTAGGDNIRNCQPIAVDYARGSVAVAHNGNLVNAREVRNALEEKGSIFSTTADTEVIIHLLARSQSDSLGDRISEALRQVRGAYSLVFLTETRMVAARDPHGFRPLVLGEVDGAYVVASETCALDLIEARFIREIEPGEMVIFDKNGMTSYHPFEERTPSPCIFEFVYFARPDSTIFGQQVYQMRKGFGHQLAREHQVEADIVIPVPDSGVPAAIGYAEEAGIPFEMALIRNHYVGRTFIEPQQSIRHFGVKIKLNAIREVLQGKRVVVIDDSIVRGTTSRKIIKMIRNAGAKEVHMRVSSPPTAYPCFYGIDTPTRKELIASSHTIDEIRKYVTADTLGYLSLEGMLEIAGAPKGAKGHFCEACFSGNYPVKFPRLKSDDQLGLF is encoded by the coding sequence ATGTTTGACAAATACGAGGACGAGTGCGGCGTATTCGGTATCTACGGTCATCCGGAAGCCGCCAACATGACATATCTGGGACTTTACGCCCTTCAGCATCGTGGTCAGGAAAGCTGCGGCATCTCAGCCGCCGACGGAATGCGACTGCGAACCCATCTCGGCAGCGGGCTGGTAGCTGATGTCTTCAAGGATGACGAGATATTCAACAAACTGTCGGGTGACGCCTCCATCGGCCATGTGCGCTACTCCACAGCCGGTGGCGACAATATCCGCAACTGCCAACCCATCGCTGTCGATTACGCCCGTGGCAGCGTTGCGGTCGCGCACAACGGTAACCTGGTCAACGCCCGGGAGGTGCGCAACGCCCTGGAGGAAAAAGGCTCCATCTTCTCCACCACGGCTGATACCGAAGTCATCATCCACTTACTGGCCCGTTCCCAGAGCGATTCTTTGGGGGATCGTATTTCGGAAGCCCTGCGCCAGGTCCGTGGTGCGTACAGCCTGGTGTTTCTCACCGAAACACGCATGGTCGCAGCACGCGACCCTCACGGATTCAGGCCGCTGGTGCTCGGAGAAGTCGACGGTGCTTACGTGGTAGCATCCGAAACCTGCGCGCTGGATCTTATCGAAGCGCGGTTTATACGGGAAATCGAACCGGGCGAAATGGTGATTTTCGATAAAAACGGCATGACATCGTACCACCCGTTTGAAGAACGCACCCCTTCCCCCTGTATTTTCGAATTCGTCTATTTCGCGCGACCGGACAGCACCATTTTCGGACAGCAGGTCTACCAGATGCGCAAGGGGTTCGGTCATCAGTTGGCCCGTGAGCACCAGGTGGAAGCCGACATCGTCATCCCGGTCCCCGACTCGGGCGTCCCAGCTGCCATCGGCTATGCCGAAGAAGCCGGAATCCCCTTTGAAATGGCCCTGATCCGCAACCATTACGTCGGCCGCACCTTCATCGAGCCCCAGCAGTCGATCCGGCATTTCGGCGTCAAAATCAAACTCAACGCCATTCGCGAAGTGCTGCAAGGCAAACGGGTGGTGGTTATCGACGACTCCATCGTGCGCGGCACCACATCCCGTAAAATCATTAAAATGATTCGCAACGCCGGTGCCAAGGAAGTTCATATGCGGGTTTCGTCGCCGCCAACAGCTTACCCCTGTTTCTACGGCATCGACACGCCCACCCGCAAAGAACTGATCGCGTCATCGCACACCATCGACGAAATCCGCAAATATGTCACTGCAGACACCCTCGGTTATCTGTCACTCGAGGGTATGCTGGAAATCGCCGGGGCGCCCAAGGGGGCGAAGGGGCACTTTTGCGAAGCCTGTTTCAGCGGCAATTACCCGGTTAAATTCCCACGCTTGAAATCCGATGATCAGCTCGGGCTGTTCTGA
- a CDS encoding phosphoribosylformylglycinamidine synthase subunit PurQ: MSKQVRAIVIAGNGTNCERETAHACRLAGAEVVDIVHISELLSGRVLLQDYHFLNLAGGFLDGDDLGSAKAGANRLLHAPIKDSEEHLSEHLRKFIADGKLIMGVCNGFQLMVKMGLLPALEKDFTQSVTLTFNDNGRFEDRWVYLKADPESPCIFTRGLDGITLPVRHGEGKLVVESDATLEQITAKHLGVLQYSLPDYSAPTQDYPLNPNGSTAAIAGLCDETGRLFGLMPHPEAYVHRTHHPRWTREENLPEEGMGLWLYQNAVRFIRDELL, translated from the coding sequence ATGTCGAAACAAGTACGTGCCATCGTTATTGCCGGCAACGGCACCAACTGCGAAAGAGAAACGGCCCATGCCTGCCGCCTGGCCGGTGCCGAAGTGGTCGACATCGTCCATATTTCCGAACTGTTAAGTGGCCGGGTGCTGCTGCAGGACTACCACTTCCTCAATCTGGCCGGTGGCTTTCTCGACGGCGATGACCTCGGCAGCGCCAAGGCCGGCGCCAATCGGCTGCTGCACGCTCCGATCAAGGACAGCGAAGAACACCTGAGCGAACACCTGCGCAAATTCATCGCTGACGGCAAGCTGATCATGGGCGTCTGCAACGGCTTTCAGCTGATGGTCAAAATGGGGCTGCTGCCGGCTCTGGAAAAGGATTTTACCCAGAGTGTCACTCTGACATTCAACGACAACGGCCGTTTTGAAGACCGCTGGGTGTACCTCAAGGCCGACCCTGAGTCGCCGTGCATTTTCACTCGCGGCCTCGACGGCATTACCCTGCCGGTACGTCATGGCGAAGGTAAACTTGTTGTCGAAAGCGATGCCACACTGGAACAAATCACGGCAAAGCATCTGGGGGTCCTCCAGTACAGCCTGCCGGATTACAGCGCGCCGACCCAGGACTATCCTCTGAACCCCAACGGTTCTACCGCTGCGATAGCCGGGCTCTGCGATGAAACAGGGCGCTTGTTCGGGCTCATGCCGCATCCGGAAGCCTACGTTCACCGCACCCACCACCCCCGCTGGACCCGCGAGGAGAATCTCCCCGAGGAAGGCATGGGGCTGTGGCTGTATCAAAACGCGGTACGCTTCATCCGGGACGAACTGCTCTAA
- a CDS encoding phosphoribosylformylglycinamidine synthase subunit PurS: MAWRVEVGLKEGIRDARGERVKREIREHLGIVLDEVQTIDVYTIDAELSQAEVNAAAEGPFSDPVIQRYAVNQPLAARFDVLIEVGFRPGVTDNVGRTSREAIQYLTGRAFGDDEGVYTSVQYLLSGQLDEDAAERIAAGFLGNGLIQRWTIIPAAEFNRKTGVPVTVPRVVSTAEPKVREIDLNVSDEELMRISREGVLALNLEEMKEIQAFANDPQNQAERQKMGLSTRLTDVELEALAQTWSEHCKHKIFSARIDYEDSEGNSETIDSLFKTFIVGATRDVRAAKGQKDFCLSVFKDNAGVIRFNDDWSLVFKVETHNSPSALDPYGGALTGIVGVNRDPFGTGMGARLIFNTDVFCFASPFYSEPLPPRLLHPRRIFEGVVEGVEHGGNKSGVPTVNGSIVFDDRFAGKPLVYCGTAALMPAEIHGQPGHVKQAQVGDRIMMVGGRIGKDGIHGATFSSEELHEGSPATAVQIGDPITQKRMFDFLIIARDRGLYNSITDNGAGGLSSSVGEMAEDTGGFEMHLDRAPLKYSGLQPWEILISEAQERMTVAVPIDKAEAFIALAKEMDVEATDLGVFNDSGYYHCLYDGKTVTYLPMEFLHAGVPQLQLKARWENRAYQEPEFSQPVDAEATLRHLLARLNICSKESVVRRYDHEVQAGTVLKPLVGIANDGPADAAMVRPLPDSFEGVVVAHGITPRYSDIDTYHMMACAVDEGLRNYVAVGGNIDHVAGLDNFCWCDPVQSEKTPDGEYKAAQLVRANKALYDYCLAFGVPLISGKDSMKNDYQIGDTKISIPPTVLFSVIGKVDDIRKGVTMDAKRPGDLIYLLGITRNELGASEYYDMLGHLGKNVPKVDAATALQRYRTVNQAQKQGLLASCHDLSDGGLGIALAETAFAGGFGMHVDLRNVKCDEVLREDAVLFSETASRLLVTVKPDNKTAFEKLFNGQDVSMLGTITEDQELRIVGLGGEVLVRTQIDDLKEAWQAPLREM, translated from the coding sequence ATGGCCTGGAGAGTAGAAGTCGGACTGAAAGAAGGCATTCGCGATGCGCGCGGCGAACGCGTCAAACGCGAAATCCGCGAACACCTTGGAATCGTATTGGACGAGGTACAGACCATCGATGTCTATACCATCGATGCGGAATTGTCCCAAGCAGAGGTGAACGCGGCTGCCGAGGGACCTTTCTCGGATCCGGTGATTCAGCGCTATGCCGTCAACCAACCGCTTGCCGCCCGGTTCGACGTCCTGATTGAAGTCGGTTTCCGCCCCGGCGTCACCGACAACGTCGGTCGCACATCCAGGGAAGCCATTCAATACCTCACCGGTCGGGCATTTGGCGACGACGAAGGTGTTTACACCTCTGTGCAGTACCTTCTTTCGGGCCAACTTGATGAAGACGCGGCCGAGCGCATTGCCGCCGGCTTTTTGGGTAACGGACTGATTCAGCGCTGGACCATCATTCCCGCTGCGGAGTTCAACCGTAAAACCGGCGTCCCGGTTACGGTGCCCCGGGTGGTTTCGACTGCCGAACCCAAGGTGCGGGAGATTGACCTCAACGTCTCCGACGAGGAACTGATGCGCATCAGCCGCGAAGGCGTGCTGGCGCTCAACCTGGAGGAAATGAAAGAAATCCAGGCCTTTGCCAACGACCCTCAAAACCAGGCCGAACGTCAGAAGATGGGGCTCTCCACCCGCCTGACCGATGTGGAGCTGGAAGCCCTGGCGCAGACCTGGAGTGAACACTGCAAGCATAAGATTTTCTCGGCCCGCATCGATTACGAAGACAGTGAGGGCAATTCAGAGACCATCGACTCCCTCTTCAAGACGTTTATCGTCGGTGCTACCCGCGATGTACGCGCCGCCAAAGGGCAAAAGGATTTCTGCCTGTCCGTGTTCAAGGACAACGCCGGAGTCATCCGCTTCAACGACGACTGGAGCCTGGTGTTCAAGGTCGAAACGCATAACTCCCCCAGCGCCCTCGATCCTTACGGCGGCGCGTTGACGGGGATCGTGGGCGTCAACCGCGATCCTTTCGGCACCGGCATGGGAGCCCGCCTGATTTTCAATACCGATGTGTTCTGCTTCGCTTCGCCTTTTTACAGCGAACCGCTGCCGCCGCGCCTGTTGCATCCGCGACGAATCTTTGAAGGCGTGGTCGAAGGGGTCGAACACGGCGGCAATAAAAGCGGTGTGCCGACCGTCAACGGTTCTATCGTGTTCGACGATCGTTTTGCCGGCAAGCCGCTGGTTTACTGCGGTACCGCCGCATTGATGCCCGCCGAAATCCATGGCCAGCCCGGTCATGTCAAGCAGGCCCAGGTCGGCGACCGCATTATGATGGTCGGCGGCCGTATCGGCAAAGACGGCATTCATGGCGCCACCTTCTCCTCCGAGGAGTTGCACGAAGGTTCCCCGGCCACCGCGGTTCAGATCGGCGATCCCATCACCCAGAAACGCATGTTCGACTTTTTGATCATCGCGCGGGATCGCGGCCTTTATAATTCCATCACCGACAACGGTGCCGGCGGTCTGTCCTCCTCCGTTGGCGAGATGGCCGAAGATACCGGCGGATTTGAAATGCACCTGGATCGCGCGCCGCTGAAATACTCCGGCCTGCAGCCGTGGGAGATTCTCATCTCCGAAGCGCAGGAACGCATGACCGTTGCGGTTCCCATCGACAAGGCCGAAGCCTTCATCGCTCTGGCCAAGGAAATGGATGTGGAAGCTACAGACCTTGGCGTCTTCAACGACTCCGGCTATTACCACTGCCTGTACGACGGCAAGACCGTCACTTATCTGCCTATGGAGTTTCTCCACGCGGGCGTCCCGCAGCTGCAGCTGAAGGCCCGCTGGGAAAACCGTGCCTACCAGGAACCGGAATTCAGTCAGCCCGTCGACGCGGAAGCCACTTTGCGCCACTTGCTGGCTCGACTGAATATCTGCTCCAAGGAAAGCGTGGTGCGCCGCTACGACCATGAGGTGCAGGCCGGCACCGTGCTTAAACCCTTGGTGGGTATCGCCAACGACGGCCCCGCCGACGCTGCCATGGTCAGGCCCCTACCCGACTCCTTCGAGGGTGTTGTGGTGGCCCATGGCATCACCCCCCGCTACAGCGACATCGACACCTATCACATGATGGCCTGTGCCGTCGATGAAGGGCTACGCAACTATGTCGCCGTCGGCGGCAACATCGATCACGTCGCGGGTCTCGACAACTTCTGCTGGTGCGATCCGGTACAAAGCGAAAAAACTCCCGACGGAGAGTACAAGGCCGCACAGCTGGTTCGTGCCAACAAGGCGCTCTACGACTACTGCCTGGCCTTCGGCGTGCCCCTGATTTCAGGTAAGGACTCCATGAAAAACGACTACCAGATCGGGGACACCAAAATTTCCATTCCGCCGACAGTGCTATTCTCGGTGATCGGCAAAGTCGACGACATCCGCAAAGGCGTCACCATGGACGCCAAACGCCCCGGCGACCTGATTTACCTGCTTGGCATCACGCGCAACGAGCTGGGCGCATCCGAGTATTACGACATGCTCGGCCACCTCGGCAAGAACGTCCCCAAGGTCGACGCCGCCACCGCCCTGCAACGATACCGCACCGTGAACCAGGCCCAGAAACAGGGGCTGCTGGCCAGTTGCCACGACCTGTCCGACGGCGGCCTCGGCATCGCCCTGGCAGAAACGGCTTTCGCCGGCGGTTTCGGCATGCATGTCGATTTGCGCAACGTCAAATGTGACGAAGTGCTGCGCGAAGACGCCGTGCTGTTCTCCGAAACGGCCAGCCGCCTGCTTGTAACCGTAAAGCCCGACAACAAAACGGCCTTCGAAAAACTTTTCAACGGTCAGGATGTATCCATGCTCGGCACCATCACCGAAGATCAGGAACTGCGTATCGTCGGCCTCGGTGGCGAGGTTCTGGTCCGGACCCAAATTGATGATCTCAAAGAGGCGTGGCAGGCGCCGTTAAGGGAGATGTAA
- a CDS encoding MBL fold metallo-hydrolase, translating into MQVCLLASGSKGNAIYVETAESRLLIDAGLSAREIGRRLQVIGAEPERLDALLVTHEHRDHCCGLGPVARRWNVPVHVHQATHEALPGVGKLPSTVTFDSGDTFRLRDIEVQTVPITHDAVAPTGFILSTSAGKIGIVTDLGLATRLVADRFKGCRVLVLESNHDEDLLRDGPYPWHLKQRVRSRHGHLSNNEAAQLLRDLHWDGLEAVFLAHLSETNNTPQLAEACARGVLEEQGASSTQLFIGSQNKPSDCFVW; encoded by the coding sequence GTGCAAGTCTGTCTGCTGGCGAGCGGCAGTAAAGGTAACGCAATTTATGTCGAGACGGCCGAAAGCCGGTTACTGATCGACGCTGGCCTCTCTGCCCGCGAAATCGGCCGCCGGCTACAGGTCATTGGCGCCGAGCCGGAACGTCTCGATGCGCTGCTGGTCACCCACGAGCATCGCGACCATTGCTGTGGCCTCGGCCCCGTTGCCCGACGCTGGAATGTGCCCGTACACGTGCACCAAGCGACACATGAGGCGCTGCCTGGGGTGGGAAAACTGCCGAGCACCGTCACGTTCGATTCCGGCGACACTTTTCGCCTGCGGGACATCGAAGTCCAAACGGTGCCGATCACCCATGATGCCGTGGCGCCGACCGGATTCATCCTATCGACCTCAGCCGGAAAAATCGGCATCGTCACGGATCTGGGTCTCGCGACCCGGCTGGTTGCCGACCGTTTCAAAGGCTGCCGGGTGTTGGTTCTCGAATCGAACCACGATGAGGATCTGCTGCGCGACGGACCCTATCCGTGGCATCTGAAACAACGTGTTCGCAGCCGTCACGGCCATCTGTCCAACAATGAAGCCGCGCAACTGCTGCGGGATCTTCATTGGGATGGACTGGAGGCGGTTTTCCTGGCGCATCTGAGTGAAACCAACAATACGCCGCAATTGGCCGAAGCCTGCGCTCGCGGGGTACTTGAGGAACAGGGCGCCAGTTCAACCCAACTGTTTATCGGCAGTCAGAACAAACCCAGCGACTGCTTTGTCTGGTAG